A stretch of the Arthrobacter sp. PAMC 25486 genome encodes the following:
- a CDS encoding DUF3046 domain-containing protein: protein MRVSEFWRLMDEEFSPSYSRVVARDLVLSGVGGNTASEALRAGYEPRKIWLEVCKVQDVPESRWLGRDIVAKD, encoded by the coding sequence GTGCGAGTAAGTGAATTTTGGCGATTGATGGATGAGGAATTTAGCCCCTCCTATTCCCGTGTTGTGGCACGGGACCTGGTCTTGAGCGGTGTTGGCGGCAATACCGCCAGCGAAGCCCTGCGTGCCGGCTATGAGCCGAGGAAAATCTGGCTTGAAGTGTGCAAGGTCCAGGATGTCCCGGAGTCGCGCTGGCTGGGCCGTGACATTGTTGCCAAGGACTAA
- the recA gene encoding recombinase RecA encodes MAAPADREKALAAALAQIDKQYGKGSVMRLGDDVRAPIEVIPTGSIALDVALGIGGLPRGRVVEIYGPESSGKTTLALHAVASAQKLGGIAAFIDAEHALDPEYAAKLGVDTDALLVSQPDTGEQALEIMDMLIGSGSLDVIVIDSVAALVPRAEIEGDMGDSHVGLQARLMSQALRKITGRLSQTKTTAIFINQLREKIGVFFGSPETTTGGKALKFYASIRLDIRRIQTLKEGADAVGNRTKVKVVKNKMAPPFKIAEFDIIYGVGISREGGIIDMGVEHGIIRKSGSWYTYDGDQLGQGMENSRRFLKDNPELADELERLIKAKLGVGVIAETEEEAAPKLKAVDGF; translated from the coding sequence ATGGCCGCTCCCGCAGACCGTGAAAAAGCGCTGGCAGCAGCACTTGCCCAGATTGACAAGCAATACGGCAAGGGTTCAGTCATGCGCCTGGGTGACGATGTTCGGGCACCCATTGAAGTAATCCCCACGGGGTCCATTGCCCTGGATGTCGCTCTAGGCATAGGCGGGTTGCCACGCGGACGCGTCGTGGAGATCTACGGGCCGGAGTCTTCCGGAAAGACCACGTTGGCCCTGCACGCTGTGGCCAGTGCCCAGAAGCTTGGTGGCATTGCAGCCTTCATTGATGCCGAGCACGCGCTTGACCCGGAATACGCAGCCAAACTCGGCGTAGACACTGACGCGCTCCTGGTGTCGCAGCCGGATACGGGTGAGCAGGCCTTGGAAATCATGGACATGCTCATCGGTTCGGGCTCCCTGGACGTCATCGTCATTGACTCCGTGGCGGCCCTTGTGCCCCGTGCCGAAATTGAAGGCGACATGGGTGACAGCCACGTTGGCCTGCAGGCCCGCCTCATGAGCCAGGCTCTACGTAAGATCACCGGGCGCCTGAGCCAGACCAAGACGACCGCCATCTTCATCAACCAGCTGCGGGAGAAAATCGGTGTGTTCTTCGGCAGCCCCGAAACGACCACCGGTGGCAAGGCGCTGAAGTTCTATGCGTCAATCCGCCTTGACATTCGGCGCATCCAGACCTTGAAAGAGGGTGCCGACGCCGTTGGCAACCGCACCAAGGTCAAGGTCGTCAAGAACAAAATGGCCCCACCGTTCAAGATCGCCGAGTTCGACATCATCTATGGTGTAGGCATTTCGCGTGAAGGCGGAATCATCGACATGGGTGTCGAACACGGCATCATCCGCAAATCAGGTTCCTGGTACACCTATGACGGCGACCAGCTGGGACAGGGCATGGAGAACTCACGGCGCTTTTTGAAGGACAACCCGGAGCTGGCAGATGAACTGGAGCGTCTCATCAAGGCAAAGCTGGGAGTGGGCGTCATTGCCGAGACTGAAGAAGAAGCAGCCCCCAAACTCAAAGCAGTTGACGGCTTCTAG
- a CDS encoding lytic transglycosylase domain-containing protein, which produces MTNRHAFLQRILVACAAAGVVAACSFFAVPAQAEDGPPSGFPSWSDVEKTKNDAAAAAAQVGNISQLLDMLDNEAGVLGDAAVQAGADYATTQQTLDAVTAQVTILNAQAQRADEQAQQYTREAVAVAVQSYKNGGANFGVIATIADLESAKNLNGVDLLQKIGERSAIKAARASESQAAATELQKTRESALVVHKELTAQAVTARDAAVAAQSALNRQIETQQEQSSTLVAQLAFLKGTSDAQEREYRQGQTALAHYEQVQDAKRKADDAARRAVEAENNTPKHQSLPESKPFPDPVPAPSPKPVPAPKPVPEAAPQPAPEPIVPEPPVVTPPGGSGALEPNLPGGAVNDPAGAKAYAAGSLGSFGWGQDQFQCLDNLWERESNWRTNATNPSSGAYGIAQALQPSRYGDVGNDWLTNYRTQVTWGLGYIQGRYGSPCGAWDHSQTIGWY; this is translated from the coding sequence ATGACTAACAGGCATGCATTTTTGCAACGAATCCTTGTCGCCTGTGCTGCGGCAGGGGTTGTTGCTGCCTGCTCCTTCTTCGCCGTACCGGCGCAGGCCGAGGACGGTCCGCCCTCTGGATTTCCCAGCTGGTCCGACGTGGAGAAAACCAAGAATGACGCGGCGGCCGCTGCCGCACAGGTCGGCAATATTTCACAACTGCTGGACATGCTGGACAACGAGGCCGGCGTTCTGGGGGATGCCGCCGTCCAGGCAGGGGCCGACTACGCTACGACCCAACAAACACTTGATGCGGTGACCGCGCAAGTCACCATCCTGAACGCCCAAGCGCAAAGGGCCGACGAGCAAGCCCAGCAGTACACGCGAGAAGCAGTCGCCGTAGCGGTGCAAAGCTACAAGAACGGCGGGGCGAACTTCGGGGTCATTGCTACCATCGCGGACCTGGAATCGGCAAAGAATCTCAACGGGGTGGACTTGCTGCAGAAAATCGGTGAACGGTCGGCCATCAAGGCAGCCCGCGCCAGCGAATCGCAAGCAGCGGCTACCGAATTGCAAAAGACGCGGGAATCCGCACTGGTAGTCCACAAGGAATTGACCGCCCAAGCAGTGACTGCCCGGGACGCTGCAGTGGCCGCGCAATCTGCCCTGAACCGGCAGATCGAAACCCAACAAGAACAAAGCAGCACCCTTGTCGCTCAACTGGCGTTCTTGAAGGGCACCTCCGATGCGCAGGAACGCGAATACCGCCAGGGCCAAACTGCGCTGGCACATTACGAACAAGTCCAGGACGCCAAACGCAAAGCGGATGATGCCGCCCGGCGCGCCGTCGAGGCGGAAAACAACACCCCAAAGCATCAGTCGCTGCCGGAGTCCAAACCGTTTCCCGACCCAGTGCCAGCACCCTCCCCGAAACCGGTTCCAGCACCGAAACCTGTGCCTGAAGCAGCCCCGCAGCCAGCGCCCGAACCCATCGTGCCGGAGCCGCCTGTGGTAACCCCACCCGGCGGATCGGGAGCCCTGGAACCCAACCTCCCCGGTGGGGCAGTCAACGACCCCGCAGGCGCCAAGGCTTACGCTGCCGGCTCGCTGGGCTCCTTTGGATGGGGGCAGGACCAATTCCAGTGCCTCGATAATCTGTGGGAACGGGAATCCAATTGGCGCACCAATGCCACCAACCCCTCTAGCGGGGCCTATGGAATCGCCCAGGCGCTGCAGCCCAGCAGGTACGGCGATGTCGGCAATGACTGGCTCACCAACTATCGGACACAAGTCACCTGGGGCCTTGGCTATATCCAGGGCCGGTACGGTTCGCCCTGCGGCGCATGGGACCATTCCCAAACCATCGGCTGGTACTGA
- the miaB gene encoding tRNA (N6-isopentenyl adenosine(37)-C2)-methylthiotransferase MiaB: MAATPASQPRTYQVRTYGCQMNVHDSERMAGLLETAGMVAFDDSNATGELDGHGQPVGPSADVVVFNTCAVRENADNKLYGNLGMLAHVKESNPGMQIAVGGCLAQKDRDTIQKRAPWVDVVFGTHNVGALPVLLERARHNTDAQMEILESLDVFPSTLPTKRDAVYSGWVSISVGCNNTCTFCIVPSLRGKERDRRPGEILAEIQALVDDGAIEVTLLGQNVNSYGVEFGDRLAFGKLLRACGQIEGLERVRFTSPHPAAFTDDVIAAMAETPNVMPQLHMPLQSGSDKVLKDMRRSYRSAKFLGILDKVREQMPHAAISTDIIVGFPGETEEDFQATLDVVEKSRFATAFTFQYSKRPGTPAADLPDQLPKDVVQERFLRLTALQDRIAAEENAKQLGRQVEVMVTAQSGRKAAETNRLSGRAQDQRLVHFSVPDGAETPRPGDLVTLTITEAAAFHLVADPTVADYKLRRSRAGDAWDLAQADSCGTPTTGTSDGARPKVSLGMPSLPVRTA; encoded by the coding sequence ATCGCAGCAACCCCTGCCAGCCAGCCCCGCACGTACCAGGTGCGCACCTACGGCTGCCAAATGAACGTCCATGACTCCGAGCGCATGGCCGGGTTGCTGGAAACGGCGGGCATGGTCGCCTTCGATGATTCAAATGCCACAGGTGAACTTGACGGGCACGGCCAGCCCGTGGGCCCCAGCGCGGACGTCGTCGTATTCAACACCTGCGCCGTCCGCGAGAACGCCGACAACAAGCTCTACGGCAACCTGGGCATGCTGGCCCATGTCAAGGAAAGCAATCCAGGCATGCAGATCGCCGTGGGCGGCTGCCTGGCGCAAAAGGACAGGGACACCATCCAAAAACGCGCCCCCTGGGTGGATGTTGTCTTTGGCACGCACAACGTAGGCGCCCTGCCGGTCCTGCTGGAACGCGCCCGCCACAACACCGACGCGCAGATGGAAATTCTGGAATCCCTCGACGTCTTCCCCTCCACGCTGCCCACTAAACGTGATGCGGTCTACTCCGGCTGGGTCTCCATCTCCGTGGGCTGCAACAACACCTGCACCTTCTGCATCGTGCCCTCCCTGCGCGGCAAGGAGCGCGACCGCCGGCCCGGTGAGATCCTGGCCGAAATCCAGGCCCTGGTGGACGACGGCGCCATCGAGGTCACGCTGCTGGGCCAAAACGTGAACTCCTACGGCGTCGAGTTCGGTGACCGCCTCGCCTTCGGCAAGCTGCTGCGCGCCTGCGGGCAGATCGAGGGCCTGGAGCGGGTGCGTTTCACCAGCCCGCACCCGGCAGCCTTCACCGACGACGTCATCGCCGCCATGGCCGAGACCCCCAACGTCATGCCCCAGCTGCACATGCCGCTGCAGTCCGGCTCCGACAAGGTACTCAAGGACATGCGCCGCTCCTACCGCTCCGCGAAATTCCTGGGCATCCTGGACAAGGTGCGCGAACAGATGCCGCACGCCGCCATTTCCACCGACATCATCGTCGGCTTCCCTGGCGAGACCGAGGAGGACTTCCAAGCCACGCTCGACGTCGTTGAAAAGTCACGCTTTGCCACCGCCTTCACCTTCCAATACTCCAAGCGCCCCGGCACACCCGCCGCCGATCTCCCGGATCAGCTGCCCAAGGACGTGGTCCAGGAACGCTTCCTGCGCCTGACCGCGCTGCAGGATCGGATCGCTGCCGAGGAAAACGCCAAGCAGCTCGGCCGCCAGGTCGAGGTCATGGTCACGGCACAATCCGGGCGCAAGGCGGCTGAAACAAACCGGCTGTCCGGCCGTGCCCAGGACCAGCGCCTCGTCCACTTCAGTGTCCCCGACGGTGCTGAAACACCGCGCCCCGGCGATCTTGTCACGCTCACCATTACGGAGGCTGCGGCCTTCCACCTCGTCGCTGACCCCACCGTGGCTGACTACAAGCTGCGCCGCTCGCGTGCAGGAGACGCCTGGGATCTCGCCCAGGCTGATTCCTGCGGCACGCCCACCACCGGAACGTCCGACGGCGCCCGGCCGAAAGTCAGCCTGGGCATGCCTTCGCTTCCGGTCCGGACAGCGTGA
- the miaA gene encoding tRNA (adenosine(37)-N6)-dimethylallyltransferase MiaA, whose product MSQQYAAPQGSRPAALPLVAIVGPTGSGKSELALALAEHFDGEAVNADSMQFYRGMDIGTAKLAFAERRGVPHHLMDFLSVREDTTVAAFQQLARTAIADIRSRGKLPILVGGSGLYNRAAIDVLEFPGTDPQLRAALEAELERYGLPAMLARLTVVDPVSAARINDGKRVVRALEVHQLTGRAFSSFMPQRQYVCPTVQIGLNGDRGDLHQRLAGRVHRMVEQGLLDEVAALIPEGLREGRTAHKALGYQQFLRVLDGESTVAEASEETIIATRQFARRQLTWFRGDPRVHWLDWSAPDLGTAAAALVSGVL is encoded by the coding sequence GTGAGCCAACAGTACGCAGCTCCCCAGGGGAGCAGACCGGCAGCCCTTCCCTTGGTGGCGATTGTGGGCCCCACCGGCTCCGGCAAGTCGGAACTGGCCCTGGCGCTGGCAGAACATTTTGACGGTGAAGCCGTCAACGCAGACTCCATGCAGTTTTACCGAGGCATGGACATCGGCACGGCCAAGCTGGCGTTCGCGGAACGGCGCGGCGTCCCGCACCACCTGATGGACTTCCTCAGCGTCCGCGAGGACACCACGGTGGCCGCGTTCCAGCAATTGGCCCGCACGGCCATCGCAGACATCCGCTCCCGCGGCAAGCTGCCCATCCTGGTGGGCGGCTCGGGGCTCTACAACAGGGCCGCCATTGACGTCCTGGAATTTCCGGGCACCGATCCGCAGCTCAGGGCAGCCCTTGAGGCGGAGCTGGAACGGTACGGGCTGCCCGCGATGCTGGCCCGCCTGACTGTGGTGGACCCGGTGTCCGCAGCCCGCATCAACGACGGCAAGCGCGTGGTGCGGGCCCTTGAAGTCCACCAGCTGACCGGCAGGGCCTTCAGCTCCTTCATGCCACAGCGCCAGTACGTGTGCCCCACGGTGCAGATTGGACTGAACGGCGACAGGGGCGATCTTCACCAACGCCTGGCCGGGCGCGTGCATCGAATGGTGGAACAGGGACTGCTCGATGAGGTTGCAGCGCTCATTCCCGAAGGTTTGCGCGAGGGCCGCACCGCCCACAAGGCGCTGGGCTACCAGCAATTTCTGCGCGTCCTTGACGGCGAATCCACAGTGGCGGAAGCCAGTGAGGAGACCATTATCGCCACCCGCCAATTTGCCCGCCGCCAGCTCACCTGGTTCCGTGGCGACCCCCGCGTGCACTGGCTTGACTGGTCCGCGCCGGATCTTGGCACGGCCGCCGCAGCCCTCGTGTCTGGCGTGCTTTAG
- a CDS encoding regulatory protein RecX → MNSARPAPELDPDANPASVARSIVLRQLANSAKSRHQLSQKLAERNIPEDVAEAVLDRFEAVKLIDDGDFAQMWVRSRSQHKSLARGALKRELADKGIAPELAGAALAQIDDDTELEQGKELVRRKLRGSIDLNDRLEREKYTRRWVGMLARKGFNPSLAFGMVSDVIEASLQDD, encoded by the coding sequence GTGAATAGCGCCCGCCCGGCACCGGAACTGGACCCCGACGCGAATCCCGCGTCGGTGGCCCGGTCCATTGTGCTGCGACAGTTGGCGAATTCCGCCAAGAGCAGGCACCAATTGAGCCAAAAGCTTGCCGAACGTAACATTCCCGAAGATGTGGCCGAAGCCGTGCTCGACCGATTTGAAGCGGTCAAGCTCATCGATGATGGCGACTTTGCGCAGATGTGGGTGCGCAGCAGGTCCCAGCACAAGTCACTGGCTCGGGGCGCCTTGAAGCGGGAATTGGCTGACAAGGGCATTGCGCCGGAACTGGCCGGAGCAGCCCTGGCCCAGATCGATGATGACACCGAACTCGAGCAGGGCAAGGAGCTCGTACGCCGCAAGCTGCGGGGTTCGATCGATCTGAATGACCGGCTGGAGCGTGAGAAGTACACGCGCCGCTGGGTGGGTATGCTGGCGCGCAAGGGATTCAACCCGTCCCTGGCATTTGGCATGGTTTCCGACGTCATTGAAGCGAGCCTGCAAGATGACTAA